A single window of Bufo bufo chromosome 10, aBufBuf1.1, whole genome shotgun sequence DNA harbors:
- the F2 gene encoding prothrombin, whose amino-acid sequence MQSLLFPSMPHQTKILCGLLLAFLLPLALGDNVFISNQEAMSVLKRSRRANTLFEELKQGNMERECMEELCNYEEAREIKESKDATDTFWHQYQACHPEKKPPRQSLDLCMSGTCAEGIGQNYFGTISVTRSGRDCQYWDSNFPHKTKINPTTHPGHNLTENYCRNPDDNPLGPWCYTKDPEKAREECSIPLCSNNGFTIEPIVQEVEKTKKKEETPCVPNHGLDYDGTLAVTVSGLPCLPWNSPLVKEHNLKDFRKDLVLKENYCRNPDNDDEGVWCYVSHSNTTFDYCKLNYCDSPIDEEPITSQAGRTDSTQHQTFFDEKSFGQGEAVCGLRPLFEQKKVADKSEAELLESYIQGRIVKGEEADPGSSPWQVMLFKRSPQELLCGASLISDRWVLTAAHCVFYPPWDKNFTTEDLLVRIGKHYRAKYERTTEKILQLQRIIIHQKYNWKENLDRDIALLQLKKPLTFTNNIHPVCLPTKEIVQKFLQSGYKGRVTGWGNLQETWSSGGPQLPAALQQINLPVVEQEKCKASTKIKVTDNMFCAGYSPEEGKRGDACEGDSGGPFVMKDPISNRWYQMGIVSWGEGCDRDGKYGMYAHVHRLRKWMLKTIEQNP is encoded by the exons ATGCAAAGCCTTCTCTTCCCCAGCATGCCGCACCAAACCAAGATCCTCTGTGGATTACTTCTGGCCTTCCTGCTGcccctggctctgggtgacaatg TGTTCATCAGCAACCAAGAGGCGATGTCTGTCCTCAAACGTTCGAGGAGAGCAAATACACTTTTTGAGGAACTGAAGCAAGGAAATATGGAAAGAGAGTGCATGGAGGAATTATGTAACTACGAGGAAGCGAGAGAGATAAAGGAGTCAAAAGATGCCACG GACACATTCTGGCACCAGTATCAAG CTTGTCACCCTGAAAAGAAGCCGCCGAGACAGTCCCTGGACCTCTGCATGTCAG GTACCTGCGCAGAAGGAATTGGTCAGAATTACTTTGGAACCATCAGCGTCACCAGGTCGGGGCGAGACTGTCAGTACTGGGACAGTAACTTTCCGCATAAAACGAA GATTAACCCAACCACCCACCCAGGGCACAATCTGACTGAGAATTATTGCCGAAACCCAGACGACAACCCACTGGGGCCATGGTGTTATACCAAGGATCCTGAAAAAGCTAGAGAGGAATGCTCAATACCTTTATGTA GCAACAATGGATTTACAATTGAACCAATTGTGCAGGAAGTGGAGAAAACTAAAAAGAAAGAGGAGACACCCTGCGTGCCAAATCATGGTCTAGACTATGATGGCACCCTGGCAGTGACAGTGTCCGGACTTCCATGTCTACCCTGGAACTCACCATTAGTGAAGGAGCACAACCTCAAAGACTTCAGGAAAGATTTAGTCCTAAAAGAGAATTACTGCAGGAACCCAGACAATGATGACGAGGGCGTGTGGTGCTACGTGTCTCACAGCAACACCACCTTCGACTATTGCAAATTAAATTACTGTG ATAGTCCTATAGATGAAGAACCCATTACTAGCCAAGCTGGGAGAACAGATTCAACACAACATCAAACATTCTTTGATGAGAAGAGCTTTGGCCAAGGAGAAGCAG TTTGTGGACTGAGGCCACTCTTTGAACAAAAGAAAGTGGCTGATAAAAGCGAGGCAGAGCTGCTGGAATCGTACATCCAAGGTCGGATTGTTAAAGGAGAAGAAGCTGATCCAGGCAGTTCCCCATG GCAGGTGATGCTGTTTAAAAGAAGCCCCCAGGAGCTCTTGTGTGGAGCCAGTCTCATAAGTGACCGCTGGGTGCTGACCGCCGCTCATTGTGTCTTCTATCCTCCATGGGataaaaatttcaccactgaggATCTCCTGGTGCGGATAGGAAAACATTATCGAGCCAA ATACGAGAGGACAACAGAGAAAATTCTGCAGCTTCAACGGATCATTATCCACCAAAAATACAACTGGAAGGAAAATTTGGACAGAGATATTGCACTTCTGCAGCTGAAGAAACCCCTGACCTTCACAAATAATATCCATCCAGTGTGTCTTCCAACCAAGGAGATTGTACAGAA ATTCCTGCAGTCAGGGTACAAAGGTCGTGTCACTGGTTGGGGCAATCTTCAGGAAACATGGAGCTCAGGAGGACCACAGTTGCCTGCAGCCCTTCAGCAGATAAACCTTCCTGTAGTGGAACAGGAGAAATGCAAGGCTTCCACCAAGATTAAAGTAACAGATAACATGTTCTGTGCAG GTTACAGTCCAGAAGAGGGTAAGAGGGGAGACGCCTGTGAAGGAGACAGTGGTGGCCCCTTTGTCATGAAG GATCCCATCAGCAATCGTTGGTACCAGATGGGTATAGTGTCTTGGGGTGAGGGATGCGACCGTGATGGAAAGTACGGCATGTATGCGCATGTACATCGCCTTCGGAAATGGATGTTGAAGACTATAGAGCAAAATCCCTAA